The following are from one region of the Harpia harpyja isolate bHarHar1 chromosome 4, bHarHar1 primary haplotype, whole genome shotgun sequence genome:
- the GIP gene encoding gastric inhibitory polypeptide: protein MMSFKVLSLLLASLGFVLMEENVSGISIRTPSARPVQRRYSEATLASDYSRTMDNMLKKNFVEWLLARREKKSDNIIEPYKREAEPQVSAANGQRLDLGTQEAKDFFTWLLKATKKQSFTSLESSEGLKDVLNPEFLTWLMSTDLCRPTTM from the exons ATGATGTCTTTCAAAGTTCTCTCTCTGCTCCTCGCTTCTCTGGGCTTTGTTTTGATGGAAGAAAACGTCTCAGG CATAAGTATAAGGACTCCCAGTGCCAGACCAGTGCAAAGACGCTACTCTGAGGCCACCCTGGCAAGCGATTACAGCCGCACGATGGATAACATGCTGAAGAAGAACTTTGTGGAATGGTTGCTAGCCAGACGGGAGAAGAAAAGCGA CAACATCATTGAGCCATACAAGAGGGAAGCTGAGCCCCAAGTATCGGCTGCGAATGGCCAAAGATTGGACCTGGGCACCCAGGAAGCCAAAGACTTCTTCACCTGGCTTCTAAAAGCCACGAAAAAGCAGAG TTTTACTTCTCTGGAAAGTTCAGAAGGTTTGAAGGATGTTTTGAACCCGGAGTTTCTGACATGGCTGATGTCGACTGATCTCTGCAGACCAAC GACTATGTAA
- the UBE2Z gene encoding ubiquitin-conjugating enzyme E2 Z: MAESPAAEEAAPAAVLAAAAAAGSGGNSAGPGGGAGSPGVFIPAELWAAAGFGAATPGAGVAPGSGGAPIAAAAAAAGAALLTHSAFWDPTVSGDWDSERPSPACLLRIKRDIMSIYKEPPPGMFVVPDPHDMTKIHALITGPFDTPYEGGFFLFLFRCPPDYPIHPPRVKLMTTGNNTVRFNPNFYRNGKVCLSILGTWTGPAWSPAQSISSVLISIQSLMTENPYHNEPGFEQERHPGDSKNYNECIRHETIRVAVCDMLEGKCPCPEPLRGVMEKSFMEYYDFYEGVCKERLYLQGQTMQDPFGEKRGHFDYQSLLVRLQGIRQKVQEKHQQENTEIDSESSSSETETDTQGCSKA; encoded by the exons ATGGCGGAGAGTCCGGCCGCCGAGGAGGCGGCCCCGGCCGCggtgctggcggcggcggcggcggcgggtagCGGCGGTAACTCGGCCGGCCCGGGAGGCGGTGCGGGAAGCCCCGGTGTTTTCATCCCCGCCGAACTATGGGCGGCGGCGGGTTTCGGTGCTGCGACGCCGGGAGCCGGCGTcgccccggggagcggcggggcccccatcgcggcggcggcggcggccgcgggggccgCGCTCCTCACGCACTCCGCCTTTTGGGACCCCACCGTCAGCGGCGATTGGGACAGCGAACGGCCCAGCCCGGCCTGTCTCCTGCGGATCAAACG GGATATCATGTCCATTTACAAGGAACCGCCCCCGGGAATGTTTGTTGTGCCTGATCCCCACGACATGACCAAG attCATGCATTGATCACAGGCCCATTTGACACGCCTTATGAAGGGGGtttcttcttgttcctgtttCGCTGTCCTCCAGATTATCCCATCCACCCACCAAGGGTCAAACTGATGACAACGGGAAATAACACAGTGAGGTTTAACCCCAACTTCTACCGCAATGGGAAAGTCTGCCTGAGTATCCTAGG CACTTGGACCGGGCCTGCATGGAGCCCAGCACAGAGTATCTCTTCAGTCCTCATCTCCATCCAGTCTCTGATGACTGAGAACCCCTATCACAACGAACCCGGCTTTGAGCAG GAGAGGCACCCCGGGGACAGCAAGAACTATAATGAGTGCATTCGGCATGAGACCATCCGAGTAGCAGTGTGCGACATGCTGGAAGGAAAGTGTCCCTGTCCTGAGCCATTACG GGGCGTAATGGAGAAGTCCTTCATGGAATACTACGACTTCTATGAAGGGGTGTGTAAAGAGAGACTTTATCTCCAAGGACAGACAATGCAG GATCCTTTTGGTGAAAAACGAGGCCACTTTGACTATCAGTCCCTATTAGTGCGTTTGCAAGGAATTCGGCAGAAGGTGCAAGAGAAACACCAGCAGGAGAATACAGAAATAGACTCTGAGAGCAGCTCCTCTGAGACAGAGACAGACACTCAAGGTTGCTCTAAAGCTTAG
- the SNF8 gene encoding vacuolar-sorting protein SNF8 codes for MHRRGVGAGAIAKKKLAEAKYKERGTVLAEDQLAQMSKQLDMFKTNLEEFASKHKQEIRKNPEFRVQFQDMCATIGVDPLASGKGFWSEMLGVGDFYYELGVQIIEVCLALKHRNGGLITLEELHQQVLKGRGKFAQDVSQDDLLRAIKKLKVLGNGFGIIPVGGTYLIQSVPAELNMDHTVVLQLAEKKGYVTVSEIRSSLKWETERAKQVLEHLLKEGMAWLDTQAAGEPQYWLPALFTELYSQDITPEEVKEAIP; via the exons ATGCACCGGCGGGGGGTGGGCGCGGGCGCCATCGCCAAGAAGAAGCTAGCGGAG GCAAAGTACAAGGAGCGAGGGACAGTCCTGGCCGAAGACCAGCTGGCTCAG ATGTCTAAGCAGCTGGACATGTTTAAGACCAACTTAGAAGAGTTTGCCAGCAAACACAAGCAAGAGATCCGTAAAAACCCCGAGTTCCGGGTCCAGTTCCAGGATATGTGTGCAACAATTGGAGTGGATCCTTTGGCAT CTGGTAAAGGATTCTGGTCAGAGATGTTGGGAGTTGGAGACTTTTACTATGAACTGGGTGTGCAGATCATTGAAGTTTGCCTGGCTCTGAAACACAGGAATGGAG GTCTGATAACACTGGAAGAACTTCATCAGCAAGTgctgaagggaagggggaagtTTGCTCAGGATGTCAGCCA GGATGATCTCCTTCGTGCAATCAAGAAACTGAAGGTCTTGGGGAATGGCTTTGGGATTATCCCTGTTGGTGGAACATATCTGATCCAGTCGGTGCCGGCTGAACTGAACATGGATCACACTGTCGTCTTGCAGCTGGCAGAG aaaaaggGCTATGTAACAGTCAGTGAGATCAGGTCCAGTCTGAAGTGGGAGACGGAACGTGCAAAGCAAGTGCTG GAACACTTGCTGAAAGAAGGAATGGCCTGGCTGGATACTCAGGCAGCAGGAGAACCTCAGTACTGGCTGCCTGCTCTCTTTACAGAGCTGTACTCTCAGGATATCACTCCAGAGGAAGTCAAGGAGGCAATACCTTGA
- the ATP5MC1 gene encoding ATP synthase F(0) complex subunit C1, mitochondrial isoform X2: MQAPLALLSSPAVFRCCSRALARPVSVSVFSRPEVQTVQPAGVSHPQLTHREFQTSAVSRDIDTAAKFIGAGAATVGVAGSGAGIGTVFGSLIIGYARNPSLKQQLFSYAILGFALSEAMGLFCLMVAFLILFAM; this comes from the exons ATGCAGGCTCCTCTGGCTCTCCTCAGCTCTCCAGCTGTG TTCCGGTGCTGTTCCAGGGCTCTGGCCAGACCAGTTTCAGTCTCTGTTTTCAGCAGGCCTGAGGTTCAGACTGTACAG CCAGCTGGTGTTTCCCATCCACAGCTGACCCACCGTGAGTTCCAAACCAGTGCTGTTTCCAGGGATATTGACACTGCTGCTAAGTTCATTGGTGCCGGTGCTGCCACGGTTGGGGTGGCTGGTTCAGGAGCGGGTATTGGGACGGTGTTTGGCAGCTTGATCATTGGCTATGCCAG GAATCCATCTCTCAAGCAGCAGCTCTTCTCCTATGCCATCCTGGGTTTCGCTCTGTCTGAGGCCATGGGTCTCTTCTGTTTGATGGTGGCATTCCTTATCCTCTTTGCTATGTGA
- the ATP5MC1 gene encoding ATP synthase F(0) complex subunit C1, mitochondrial isoform X1, whose protein sequence is MGSADIVPGCRASCAAAANERGGRWRDTARLSKMQAPLALLSSPAVFRCCSRALARPVSVSVFSRPEVQTVQPAGVSHPQLTHREFQTSAVSRDIDTAAKFIGAGAATVGVAGSGAGIGTVFGSLIIGYARNPSLKQQLFSYAILGFALSEAMGLFCLMVAFLILFAM, encoded by the exons ATGGGAAGCGCGGATATTGTCCCAGGATGCCGCGCGTCCTGCGCGGCGGCAGCCAATGAGCGCGGAGGACGCTGGAGGGACACGGCAAG GTTAAGCAAAATGCAGGCTCCTCTGGCTCTCCTCAGCTCTCCAGCTGTG TTCCGGTGCTGTTCCAGGGCTCTGGCCAGACCAGTTTCAGTCTCTGTTTTCAGCAGGCCTGAGGTTCAGACTGTACAG CCAGCTGGTGTTTCCCATCCACAGCTGACCCACCGTGAGTTCCAAACCAGTGCTGTTTCCAGGGATATTGACACTGCTGCTAAGTTCATTGGTGCCGGTGCTGCCACGGTTGGGGTGGCTGGTTCAGGAGCGGGTATTGGGACGGTGTTTGGCAGCTTGATCATTGGCTATGCCAG GAATCCATCTCTCAAGCAGCAGCTCTTCTCCTATGCCATCCTGGGTTTCGCTCTGTCTGAGGCCATGGGTCTCTTCTGTTTGATGGTGGCATTCCTTATCCTCTTTGCTATGTGA